A stretch of the Thermoleophilaceae bacterium genome encodes the following:
- a CDS encoding LLM class F420-dependent oxidoreductase — translation MRLGLHVGYWGLGLTSQQQIDLVREAESLGYDSVWTAEAYGSDSATILGWIAAQTEKIKIGSAIFQMPGRSPAMTAMTAATLDQLSDGRMLLGIGSSGPQVAEGWHGQRFAKQLQRTREYVGIVRKALARERLEFQGDSYELPLPDGPGKALKLMIAPVQDSIPIYVAAIGPKNTQLCGEIADGWLPTFFSPEHVDDSRKLLEEGAQRAGRSLNGSFDIAPNVNVAIADDVDAARDLMRPVLALYVGGMGSKDKNFYNALVRRYGFEEAAEEVQGLYLEGKKEEAAAALPAELIDMVSLCGPKERVKERLDVYREAGVGTLIMTPMAFDAESRSRIMRELAELV, via the coding sequence ATGCGTCTTGGGCTGCACGTTGGCTACTGGGGACTGGGCCTCACCTCACAGCAGCAGATCGATCTTGTCCGCGAGGCGGAGTCGCTCGGCTACGACTCGGTGTGGACGGCGGAGGCCTACGGCTCGGACTCGGCCACGATCCTGGGCTGGATCGCGGCGCAGACCGAGAAGATCAAGATCGGCTCCGCGATCTTCCAGATGCCGGGCCGCTCCCCCGCCATGACGGCGATGACGGCGGCCACGCTCGACCAGCTCTCGGACGGGCGGATGCTGCTCGGAATCGGCTCCTCGGGGCCGCAGGTGGCGGAGGGCTGGCACGGCCAGCGCTTCGCAAAGCAGCTGCAGCGCACGCGCGAGTACGTGGGCATCGTGCGCAAGGCGCTGGCGCGCGAGCGGCTCGAGTTCCAGGGGGACTCGTACGAGCTGCCGCTGCCGGACGGGCCCGGCAAGGCGCTGAAGCTGATGATCGCGCCGGTGCAGGACTCCATCCCGATCTACGTCGCGGCCATCGGGCCGAAGAACACGCAGCTGTGCGGTGAGATCGCCGACGGCTGGCTGCCCACGTTCTTCTCCCCCGAGCACGTGGACGACTCGCGCAAGCTGCTCGAGGAGGGCGCGCAGCGCGCCGGGCGCTCGCTCAACGGCAGCTTCGACATCGCCCCCAACGTGAACGTGGCCATCGCCGACGACGTGGACGCGGCGCGCGACCTCATGCGCCCGGTGCTCGCGCTGTACGTGGGGGGCATGGGCTCGAAGGACAAGAACTTCTACAACGCGCTCGTGCGCCGCTACGGCTTCGAGGAGGCGGCCGAGGAGGTGCAGGGCCTCTACCTCGAGGGCAAGAAGGAAGAGGCCGCGGCGGCCCTGCCCGCGGAGCTGATCGACATGGTCTCGCTCTGCGGCCCCAAGGAGCGCGTGAAGGAGCGGCTCGACGTCTACCGCGAGGCGGGCGTGGGCACGCTGATCATGACGCCGATGGCGTTCGACGCCGAGTCGCGCTCGCGCATCATGCGCGAGCTGGCCGAGCTGGTCTGA